Proteins found in one Bacteroidota bacterium genomic segment:
- a CDS encoding flippase: MNKEIAKSIAKNTTVLMGSQSVTWTMSFLLLLFLPRYLGSVDYGRLYLANSIFAIFMLLIDFGGRYSITKEVARSRESVGSIAVNAIGIRIIFWAFSFLGLVIFTFLSGYPPVLQILLVLYGISMLWESTRKVLWSCYQGFEQMRYPSIAAIVEQIFITIFAITALLLGAGLLIIGTIMVIGSLLNFGIHVKFAKQIISTLPRFQFKESLKLIRKGIPFFLWSIFGLIYYRVDAVMLSFMTPESIVGWYGAAYRFFDILMFIPSIFSVAVFPILSRIWKDKEGLSLTTSKSLDFIIVAGIPVSISLFFFAHEIINLFYGLAGFGPTVLILKIFSVGILLVYIDMILGTAILASDKLRQWSLVALAAVFINIGLNYFMIPYTQVNYGNGGIGAAIATIITEFFVMLFALYLIPKTTLAIARPSVSIKAITSGLFMVGALYALSFSPQPWVIEAIVGILIYGVILLIIKTLEPEELDFFKEYITFKNLKNIIIPSKGKEE; this comes from the coding sequence TTTTTTGCTATTGCTTTTCCTCCCCCGCTATTTGGGTAGTGTAGATTATGGAAGGTTGTATCTTGCAAATTCAATATTTGCGATATTTATGTTATTAATTGATTTTGGAGGCAGATACTCAATAACAAAAGAGGTTGCCAGATCACGGGAATCTGTTGGTTCTATTGCTGTAAATGCAATAGGTATCCGAATAATTTTTTGGGCTTTCTCTTTTCTAGGGCTCGTTATATTCACCTTTCTATCCGGTTATCCGCCTGTACTGCAGATTCTTCTTGTATTATATGGAATCAGCATGTTATGGGAAAGCACACGCAAAGTCTTGTGGAGTTGCTACCAAGGATTTGAGCAAATGAGATACCCATCGATCGCTGCAATTGTCGAACAGATTTTTATAACAATATTCGCTATAACAGCATTATTGCTTGGTGCAGGTCTTTTAATAATCGGTACGATTATGGTAATTGGGTCACTTCTAAATTTTGGAATTCATGTAAAGTTTGCAAAACAAATTATTTCTACATTACCCCGATTTCAGTTTAAAGAATCATTAAAACTTATAAGAAAGGGCATCCCCTTTTTCCTCTGGTCAATTTTTGGATTGATATATTACCGTGTTGATGCTGTAATGCTCTCATTTATGACACCTGAATCAATTGTCGGTTGGTATGGTGCTGCCTATCGATTCTTCGACATTTTGATGTTCATTCCAAGTATTTTCAGTGTAGCGGTTTTCCCTATTCTGTCTCGAATTTGGAAAGATAAAGAGGGTTTATCATTAACAACAAGCAAAAGTCTCGATTTCATTATAGTTGCCGGAATACCGGTAAGCATTAGCTTATTTTTTTTCGCACACGAAATAATTAATCTTTTTTATGGTTTAGCCGGGTTTGGTCCCACAGTTTTAATTTTAAAAATCTTCTCCGTCGGAATTCTCTTAGTATATATTGATATGATTTTAGGAACTGCGATATTAGCTTCAGATAAACTACGCCAATGGTCACTTGTTGCTCTTGCTGCAGTTTTCATAAACATCGGATTAAATTATTTTATGATTCCATATACTCAAGTAAACTATGGAAATGGTGGGATAGGAGCTGCCATTGCAACGATAATCACTGAATTTTTTGTTATGCTTTTTGCCCTGTACCTAATTCCAAAAACAACATTGGCTATTGCGCGTCCGAGCGTCAGCATTAAAGCGATTACAAGCGGTCTGTTTATGGTCGGTGCATTGTATGCGCTTTCATTTTCTCCTCAACCCTGGGTCATAGAAGCAATCGTCGGTATTCTCATATATGGGGTCATATTACTAATTATAAAAACACTAGAACCAGAAGAACTCGATTTTTTTAAAGAATATATTACTTTTAAAAACTTAAAAAATATAATTATCCCTTCAAAAGGAAAGGAAGAATGA
- a CDS encoding glycosyltransferase family 4 protein — MKLLHIMPYSPVPPTFGGALRIYNLLRQMTKNHEVTLITFGNSNTEFELRSHFDTNLKNIHVLNYPYLKPFKRFNQLFSLFNKSSFAFRRTYHQETQRLIDGIVTSDNFDIVQTEFPHMASYKINSDAIKIMDAHNVEYSILKYQWQHTSSPLRKIFYHKEFQKIFHEEITVCRRQDALLVTSADDKNTLDKDVPDVPKYIVPNGVDTNYFIPSTEKPKPHTLVFSGAMSYIPNYDGILYFLDNIFPLITKSIPDTKLYIVGNMPPKNLLKRASENIIITGYTDDVRPYIWRSSVYIVPLRMGSGTRLKVLEALSMKKPIVTTTIGCEGIDVENGRTAIITDEPQAFAEAVIRILKDPYQSKNLIDNGFELVKKRYDWSVIGEKLDNVYNLLIKK, encoded by the coding sequence ATGAAGTTACTACATATAATGCCATATTCTCCAGTGCCACCAACTTTTGGTGGTGCTCTTCGAATTTACAATTTACTTCGCCAGATGACAAAAAACCATGAAGTTACACTTATTACTTTTGGTAATTCGAACACTGAATTTGAATTACGTTCTCATTTCGACACTAACCTGAAAAATATACACGTATTAAATTATCCTTATCTAAAGCCGTTCAAACGTTTTAACCAACTTTTCTCTCTATTTAATAAGAGCAGTTTTGCATTCCGAAGAACATATCATCAAGAAACGCAGAGATTGATTGATGGAATCGTGACTTCTGACAACTTCGACATTGTGCAAACCGAATTTCCACACATGGCATCATACAAAATCAATTCTGATGCAATCAAAATTATGGATGCACATAATGTCGAATATTCAATACTTAAATACCAATGGCAGCACACATCTTCACCATTACGGAAGATTTTCTATCACAAAGAATTTCAAAAAATTTTTCATGAAGAAATCACCGTTTGCCGGCGTCAAGACGCTCTTTTGGTTACTTCAGCTGACGATAAGAATACATTAGATAAAGATGTACCGGACGTTCCAAAATATATTGTACCTAATGGTGTGGATACTAATTACTTTATTCCTTCGACAGAAAAACCCAAGCCACACACATTAGTTTTTTCAGGCGCGATGTCGTATATACCGAACTACGATGGTATTCTATACTTTCTTGATAATATATTTCCGCTAATCACAAAATCAATTCCAGATACAAAGTTGTACATTGTAGGAAACATGCCACCTAAGAATTTACTAAAGCGAGCCTCTGAAAATATTATAATAACCGGTTACACTGATGATGTACGACCTTATATATGGAGATCGAGTGTATATATCGTACCACTACGAATGGGAAGCGGAACTAGATTAAAAGTATTAGAAGCTCTCTCAATGAAAAAACCTATCGTTACAACTACCATCGGTTGCGAAGGCATTGATGTAGAAAATGGACGAACAGCCATTATTACTGATGAGCCACAAGCTTTTGCAGAAGCCGTAATAAGAATTTTGAAAGATCCATATCAATCAAAAAATTTGATTGATAACGGTTTTGAACTAGTTAAAAAGCGATACGATTGGTCCGTAATTGGTGAAAAATTGGATAATGTTTACAATTTATTAATAAAAAAATGA
- a CDS encoding acyltransferase, producing MTISEYIRFVRSRLHRHTIIEHIKGLWFKRKFTKAKIIVVAGGFPFPKIINEGGKIFADNCQFFPGVRLEVGKDACIKIGKGTYLNRNTVIVSQKQVEIGNNCKISWDVVIMDSDLHPLPGNTKIISKPVVIMDNVWIGCRVIILKGVTIGSGAIIAAGAVVTKDIPANSIAAGVPAQVLSFNNKKKKEGNAE from the coding sequence ATGACAATATCTGAATACATAAGATTTGTACGCTCACGTTTGCACCGTCATACAATTATTGAACACATAAAAGGATTATGGTTTAAACGTAAGTTTACTAAAGCGAAAATTATAGTTGTCGCCGGAGGATTTCCTTTCCCTAAAATAATAAACGAAGGTGGAAAAATATTCGCTGATAATTGCCAATTTTTTCCCGGCGTTCGATTGGAAGTCGGTAAGGATGCGTGTATTAAAATCGGCAAAGGAACTTACTTGAATCGGAATACCGTAATTGTATCACAAAAGCAAGTTGAAATTGGAAACAATTGTAAAATATCCTGGGATGTTGTGATAATGGATTCAGATTTACATCCTCTCCCTGGTAATACAAAAATAATTTCAAAACCAGTAGTGATAATGGATAATGTATGGATTGGCTGTAGAGTGATTATTTTAAAAGGGGTTACGATTGGATCTGGAGCAATTATCGCTGCTGGTGCAGTAGTCACAAAAGATATTCCGGCTAATTCGATTGCTGCCGGAGTACCGGCACAGGTATTATCATTTAATAATAAGAAGAAGAAGGAAGGAAATGCAGAATAA
- a CDS encoding polysaccharide deacetylase family protein → MQNNSKNGKKHPGLGNSNKIKVLMYHIVTDDKSFCSKNRNIAVHVSEFRNQMKFLDRCGFVTITFEDYLLYMNGELNLPKKPIILSFDDGFADVHQYAFPILQEFGMRAVLFILGDRKIKTNSWDHASGISPKPLLADYQIIEMHDAGFEIGSHALTHSKLTNIQREKAWEEISRSRMLLEIFLNTQVKSIAYPFGSVNKTLKILAEEAGYQIGCGSYSGPLVFGKDRFEIHRINIPGQLTIFQFALRLSRLHHYLEWTWWRLMKNGKINKNRLSVFSSSKGEIQNNNYH, encoded by the coding sequence ATGCAGAATAATTCAAAGAACGGGAAGAAACATCCAGGATTAGGGAACTCTAATAAAATTAAAGTTCTGATGTATCATATTGTCACAGATGATAAAAGCTTTTGCAGTAAAAACAGAAATATCGCAGTTCACGTAAGCGAGTTCCGCAACCAAATGAAATTTCTTGATCGCTGTGGATTTGTAACTATTACTTTCGAAGATTATTTGCTTTATATGAACGGAGAATTAAATTTACCCAAAAAACCTATTATATTATCGTTTGACGATGGTTTTGCTGATGTTCATCAATATGCATTCCCAATTTTACAAGAATTTGGTATGCGGGCAGTTTTATTTATTTTAGGCGACAGAAAAATTAAAACAAATAGTTGGGATCATGCTTCCGGAATCTCACCCAAACCACTGCTCGCCGACTATCAAATTATCGAAATGCACGATGCCGGTTTCGAAATTGGCTCCCATGCTTTAACTCATAGTAAACTTACAAATATTCAACGAGAAAAAGCTTGGGAAGAAATATCTCGCTCGCGAATGTTATTAGAAATTTTTCTCAATACTCAAGTTAAGTCAATTGCCTACCCTTTTGGAAGCGTTAATAAAACTTTAAAAATATTAGCAGAGGAAGCCGGCTATCAAATTGGATGTGGCAGCTATTCAGGTCCATTAGTTTTCGGAAAAGATCGTTTTGAAATTCACCGAATAAACATTCCCGGACAATTGACTATTTTTCAATTTGCACTCCGCCTATCAAGGCTTCATCATTATTTGGAATGGACTTGGTGGCGATTGATGAAAAATGGTAAAATAAATAAAAATCGGTTATCAGTTTTTAGTTCTAGTAAAGGTGAGATACAAAATAATAATTATCACTAA